The Chelonia mydas isolate rCheMyd1 chromosome 1, rCheMyd1.pri.v2, whole genome shotgun sequence nucleotide sequence aataaatagagTTGGGACCACTCGTATTTCACCTTCCATTCATAGCAATGCATTAAATTGTCCTCTTTAGTTCTGAATAGCTCAGCCCCTATTCCTGGTCCAACAACACTAAACCTGTCTTTCAACGTGCAAGGGCAGCCCACAGAATGGGAcaagtaaaaatataaatttattgTATGATGACATACACAACAGGGTCCCAAAACATGAACTAGAGATACAGAATAGTAAGAGGATGAAAGAAAAACCTATACTAATTAAAAGAGCTTGCTTACAGATTCATATCCATCCCTGTTCAGAAGTGATTAAAAGTTTATCATCTGTTAGCTGTTCATCAACTACTTTATACAGCCCTCTGTGTGTAGTCTAATTCCCAAATGAAGAAGGGTTCATTTGCCAATAATTAGAATTAGCTGAATCTGTCATCTTTCATTAAATTCTCAAGATTTTTTACAAGTTAAAAGAGCTCACTGAGGAAAACGTGAAACTTAGtttcccataatgcactgcttggaaggttgttgtttttgttcttttaaatcatTAGCAAATAGAATTTATAACAAAAAAAGATTTAGACTTGTGCATTGGCAGAGCATTACTGTCATGGGTACAACATTAATAAGAAAGCTCCAGGTGTTAACAGTTTCAAATCCATTCCCTGATTATGTAGTATTTGCTCTACATTTGTATTGATTTAGAGTCTCATTTGAagtacattttcttttcagattgaGTTTGGTCCTTTATCAGCTGTTTTTGTCCCTCCCTTTTCATCAGCCTTTCTATTTGGGTTTTCTGCACCAATTTTTGAGGGAACAATGGGCGTTGTGATCAGTTTTTACTCAGTTTTCTGTAAGCTTGCAACTGTGTCCAAGCTACTGCCATCCACCAGAGTGCTTTacaatttaataaaacaaatacttaTATATTGTGGCATACAAGACTGTTGTACCTTACTAACATATGGCAGTGAATACCATCTGAGTGCACCGGGTTCTTTGTCTGTCTGGCTGGAAGGGTTGTTGCCCTTATTTGGGCCCCCTCTGCAAGTgggtggcagaggggagaggaaggggaaaattTACCTGGACAGACCAGGGAAGAACAGGAAGTGGCTGGACCAGGTTAGAAGGGGGACACTGTCCTTTCATGTGCCTAGAGGCAACTATACCATGAACAGTTCCAGAGAAACATACTTTCACTGTGATCAGGCTGGCAACACCCACCCTCCTAGTGATGGGATCCGAGTAGGACTTGGTTTCTTCATGATCTGCTGTGAGCATGATGCTACTCAACTTCTTCTGGAGCTGCAAAGGAATTTTCTCCTCACCACCAGATTGGACAAGGTGATTTTTCCATCTTCTCCACAGCAGATAAGGGACCCAGTGGGGTAGGCGAGGAGGTTAAGTCAAAATGTCATCACTTAATAACAAACGTGTCCAGTGTTCGTTACAGATACGGTTCTCAGATTAAATAGATTTGGAAGTAGATTTAGAGGAAAGCATCCCTTAAGGTAGCTGGGCAAGGGAGGTTGGGGCTCCTAACATGAGGTACAGTGGGGAACCAATCCCTTCCCTGCTGTCCAGCCCCCTTAACGCCTCATACGAGGGGAGGGTAGTGGGGTTGCAGCAACAGGCTGGCTAGGACCAGGTTGAGAATGGGGGAGGGCTGACAGCAGCCCTCCCGAGTAGGTGGAAATAATGATGACCTGCTGTACAATTTATTGTTGGGTAGTCCCAGATATGTTAAGTGAATAAAACTGTGGCCTGATTAAAACACATCCATTGCCCCTTGTCTTTCTTTCAGCGTGAAGGGACAGTATCTGAATGGTTACAAGCAAGCCTCCCACAGTACATCGTAAGAACTGCAAAACTATTAGAAGGTCCAGTTATAGGAATTTGTATCTTACCAAATCAGTAATTACTGGGTGAATGTGAACTTTGTTAAGTACAGCTGTCTCCAAGGTACAAAAAGCTGCTATAGGGTTGATATCTGTACATCTGAAAGCAAAACATTAATATCACATCAACATGACAAGATATAACTAAAAAATTAACGTAAGAACGTGAATGCTATTATGTGATGTGACCTCAAGCCTTGTGTGTAAATGaatgtgattcccctgctcacgCACACGTACTCACACTAGCTCCCATCCAGTTAGCAgaagtataaatagcagcataactgtggtagcagcagcagagttcTGGCTGAGCCATGCTGAGTACAGACCCACTATTTTCACCCCAtcctatagtgtagacatagccttactgaATAATCATCATCTAAGCTTTGAAAAGAACATACAATTCTTGTTGCTCGTACTGTGGCTCTTCACATATGAAATTTCATACAATAACACTATGCTAAGACAACATTAAGGTTGCCTAAGTACTCAAAAGTCAAGGAAATGTTAAAGTTAAGATTGCATGCTCAGACATAACTATAACTTTGTCCTCATCTGCGGATGCATTACAATTGTCTTGAATTAAATTATGACATACTATTTCTCAAGCAATACAACATACTACAATATCAACGTTTTCTCCATTTTGTGCTCAGATAACTCATAAAAGGGCAAGAGAATTTTACCAGACTTTCAAACAAAATTTGGGCTGAGAACAGACATTAGAAATTCAGCCTAAAATGATTGTGTCTGTGAAAACAAGTGTTTATAATGAGACTGCCTTTCTAACTATGGCACTGCACAATAGGTACTCAGTgaggcccagccctgcaaacgCTTGAGCATTTGCTTAATGTTACACATGTGAGTATTCCCACTGAGCTCAACAGAACaactcatatgagtaaagttagacaagtgtttgcaggatcaagttcTGAGTAAACATGGTAGAGACAACATGACTACAGATGGAGCTCAAGCTGGGAAGAAGGAATTTCAGAACTCTAGTCCTGGCTCTACTACTAAACCAATAGGTGGTCTTGAGCAagtaatttagggccagattttcaaagctatttaggtgtctaaactctcactgaaatcaatggggggaTAGGAAtctaaatgtctttaaaaatccatttgtaaaatggagatactatTTCTCTACTGTTGGTTCTCTACGGTTGGtgactgtaaaatattttgaaatgaaaagcactatatatcaTAAGAGCTAAGTATTCTTATATTATTAGCTGCAACAATCTAAAAAATTGGTATTATAATACTTACATGTACAACGCACTGGGTCCAACAATGGAAGCCAGAAATGCTGAAACCACACCCGATCCAGATCCTACTTCAAGGGAGATCTCAActctaaatttaaataaaaataatcagtgcAAAGTAATTAAAATACCCGCTTCACAAGAGTATCTAGGATGGACATATGCAGGCCTGGATCAGGTAATGCTGTCAAACCTGCAGCCACTGGAGACCGCACTAATAACGAAATTTACTGGTTATACTGCCCTCAAGCTCAAGATGAGTGGTGTGCCATATGATCTGCTTTGCGCTGACTGACAGCTCTCCAGTGATAACTTGTGTCCCTTGGGGAATCAAGATATTTCCTACTTATCAGAGGGAAGGAAACCTACAGTGTGCCCCAGCGAGGGCTGTGATAACAGGAAACATCCATTGACAACACAAAAACAACAGTTCTAGACACATCTCCACCTCCTCCACCAAGCAGCCAAGGCCTAAGAGTTTTGAGCAGGTCACAATGAAACCGGAATCCCACGGATATGTCTACCCAATGCACTTGGTGACAAACTTGCACTAGCAGGGCTCAAGTGAGCactctaaaaacagcagtgtggatgttgtggttCCTGTGgagactcaggctagccacccaagctcagatCAAGGGGATCAAGTGGGCTTGAGAGCACAAGATGCTGCCTGAGGTGCAATGTCCATGCTATTTTTATTGCACTAGCTCAAGCTCCACTAGCCTGAGTCCAgaggctcgctcccagctgcagtgtagacatatccgaGTGACTATTCTAACGGGTCCACATTTGAGCTGGCTCTGGACATGTATAAATAATAGAAATTTCAAGGCAAGCAACAAGATAATTTCACTGTATGGAGCCCAttcaaattaaattatatttgcaATGCACTTTGAGATATTTTGAGTATGAAAAGGAGCAACACAGAACCAAGTCCTATCTGAATCTATATTCCAATAAATTAAAATCATTCCACTCCTCACAGAGTAAAATTGGTTTGGGGCACATCATTCCTGAAAAAACTGACCATCACGACAAGGACTAAGTTACCCAGTGATTTGAAACCTGGCAGATGTTTACATTATTTACTGAAACTACTTGGGAGCTATGAGTAGGATGACCACCCATCCCTAATTGAGTGGGACAGTCCCAAAATGTTAGTTTCAAGTGCCAGTGCCAGGCTAAACTACTCCAGGACTACATTTATCCTGGATTCCCTGTGGCATCACTCTGCACCTGCCCCCGGCTTATGGGCAGCACCAGCCtctttccagtgtgtgtgtggctcTCAAGTGGGCCTTAGCCCCCTCCACTCACCactaggccccaccccctgctcctcctcttttccctgaggctctgccccaggggaggccagaagccagagctggccAGGCTGTGGTAAGAGTCATCCTAGAAGCCCAGTCTGCTGTGGAGAGCCATGGACCCTCCATCAGCCCTTGGCAGTCACCTTGGGCGGGGGGGACAGGGACACAGGCCAGGGACTGCTCTTGGGTACCCCAGCCCCCACCAAagacaggtggagggtccagggctccctgggtggctcttaccagcaccaggctctggcctggccagggggttcAGGGgccctggagggggcagggctctggcaggtgtcccagttttgcattttgaaaaggggGGGGTCACCCCAACTAGGACAATCGGAGCCTCTTCCTTTTCTTCCACTGCAGCACACCTAGCTGGGGACGAGCCGGGCGTCACGCCAGCTGTCCGCCGGTTGCCGCACGACTCTGCCGCAGCAGGGCAGCACTCACAGCGCCCGGGGTCCTTCTGGGTTCCCCACCCAGAGGCTCAgaccgccccgccccgccccgccccccgcgccccgcccaGCACGTGGGACGGTTCCCTGCCCGGGCACGCGCAGGGTGACGCCGATGACGCAGGCGCTGAGGGCGGCGCAGCCGAGGCGAATCCCGGCGCGAGAACTCGCAGGGCGAAGGCGAGGCTCTACTGAAGCCAGCGGGAGTTTTGTTGCCGCCCCCGCCAGGGCCGGGACTGTACCAACGGGCAACCACTGACAGCCAATAGGGGAGCCAACCAATAGCCCTGCCCACGCCCACGCCCAGACCACGCCCCTCAGCAGCtaccgccccgcccccgctccagcCCCGCCTCCCTAGCAGCCGCTGCGCGGGCTGTCACCGGCACGTGCTCACGGCGCAGTcgactcctcccaccccaccagcggctgctcccattggctgctgaCCGGCCCCTCGCtggttccttccctccccccccagctcgcACCCCGCGTCTCTGATCTGGGCCGCGTCCCGCTCCAGCGCGTCCAGCAGCAGGTAGGTGTCCTCGGCCGGCTCGTACACCTCGCTAAAGGGCCCGTGCGGTCCCACGTGCTGGTGCCGCGGGGTGGGGATCATGGCCCAGCGCCGCCCCCTTCCTTCCGCGCGGGAGTGCGCATGTGCGGATTCTCCACCGACTCGCGCTGTCGTGAGGGGAGAGGGACGCAGATACGCAAACTGCCGCGCACGCGCGTAGCTGCCGCTGCCGTCACTACTGTGGCGAGGGCCAGCCTCGGCCCCGCCTCTTGTCCTCCAGGATCCCGGCGAATCAGCGGTCGAGTGAGGTTGTCTCGGGGCGAGCCCGCAGCGACGGATCCCGCCTTGCTCTCGTGGAATGCTCGGGCGCGCC carries:
- the N6AMT1 gene encoding methyltransferase N6AMT1 isoform X2; amino-acid sequence: MIPTPRHQHVGPHGPFSEVYEPAEDTYLLLDALERDAAQIRDAGVEISLEVGSGSGVVSAFLASIVGPSALYICTDINPIAAFCTLETAVLNKVHIHPVITDLVQSHGIEAAWAGGKNGREIMDRLFPLVPNLLSTGGLFYLVTIKENNPDEILETMKKYGLRGTRVLSRQAGRETLTILKFIKS